GGGGCGCTCGAGCGCCACCGTCTCGGCGCCCCCCTCGACGTAGGATTTGTACGGCGGGACGCTTCGGCCCCAGTGCGGATCCTTCGCCGGCATCCGCCCGCGCCGATACGACGTCCCGTCCTGGTACTCGTGCAAAAGGGTCATTCGCCCCCTCCTCTCTCGCCCCTCGAGCACTACAGCGCCACTTGACCCTTCTGCGCGGTGGGTCTCCGCACCCACCGCGCACGAAACCGACGTTCCGGCCTTGTTACTGGCCTTGCGCGGCGGGTACGGAGACCCGCCGCGCAAAGTGGCGCTGTAGGGCGAGGAGTTACCCGCCTCGCCGCCACGAAAGCCGGCCAAAGTCAGTCCGGTTCAGCAGGTTCGGTTCCACCCCCACGAGGCCCGGCCGCACGAGGATCACCGTCGTGTAGAAGTAGATCGGCACGATCGGCGTTTCGGCCAAGAGGATCGCCTCGGCCTCGGCGAGCGTCCGCGCTCGCGCCGCCGCGTCCGTCTCGTTCGCCGCCCGCTCAATCAAGGCGTCGTACTCCCCATTCGACCAGCCCGTGTCGTTGTTCCCGCCCCCGGTGACGAACATGTCGAGAAACGTATTCGGGTCCACATAGTCGCCGTACCACCCCCCCCGTGCGATCTCATAGTCCAGGCCGTGCACGCGGTCGAGAAACACCTTCCACTCGACCTGCTCGATCCGCGTCCGGACGCCGATCCGGTCGCGCCACTGCTGCTGCACCATCTCCGCGGCGGCGACGTGCGCCTCGCCGCCCTTGTTCACCAGGAGAGCGAACTCGGGCAGACCCTCGCCGCCCGCGTACCCCGCCTCCGCCAGCAGACGCCGCGCCTCCTCCACGCTCTCCGCCTGACCCTTCGGCGACTCGTAACCCGCCATTCCCGGCGGCACGAGCACCGTCGCCGGCGTCTGGCCCCCGCGGGCCGCGCGGTCCACGATCTCCCGGCGGTCGAGCGCCAGCGCCAGCGCCCGACGCACCCGCGCGTCCGCCAGCGCCCCCTTCGTGCAGTTGAACCGGTAGAAGTATGTTCCCAGGTTCGCCACGTTTAGCACGTCGCGTCGCCGCCCCGCCAGGCTCGCCTCCAGGAGCGGCGTCTTCGCCAGCGCCGGCACGCTCATCGTCAGGTCAATCTCGCCGGTCTCGTAGGCCACGAGCGCCGTGTTCGGCTCCTCATAGACGCGGACCTCGATGCGTTCGAGGGCCACCGCCCCGGCATTCCAATAGTAGGGATTCTTTTCCCATCGCATCCGCGACTGGAACCGCCACTCGGTCAGACGATACGCCCCGTTGGAAATGAGGTGCGGCGGAAAGGTCCAGCGATCGCCCCAGGATTCCACGACGTCGCGCCGGACCGGCAGATAGGTCGAAAACGCCACGAGGTCCAGAAAGTACGCCGTCGGCCGCTCCAACTCCACCACCAGCCGCCGAGGCCCTTCCACGCGGATACCCACCTCGGACCAAAGCGCGGCCTTCTGCTCTTCGTTCCGCTTCTTGGCCGCGGCTTTATAGTAGGCCTTCGCCCCCCGGATCGGGAAGAGCATGTAGGCGTATTCGGCCGCCATCTCCGGATCGAGCGCCCGCCGCCACGCGTACGCGAAATCCTCCGCCGTCACCGACCGCCCGTCGCTCCACCGCGCGTCCGCTCGCAGGTCAAACGTGTACCTCAGGCGATCGTCTGAAATGTCCCACCGCTCCGCGACACCAGGCCAAGGCTCCAGGTCTCGCGCGTCGAGGACCGTCAACCCTTCAAAAAGCGCGGCCGCCACCCGGCCGTCATGCAAGGCCGTCATCCGCGCCGGGTCGAGCGTCGCCACCTCGCCCACGGCGGTCCAGACAAGGTCTGCCTCAGGACCCTGCATGCGGTAGGCTAATACCGCCACGGCGGCCACCACGGCAACCGGCAAGGCGAGTGCTGGAAGGAACCTGCGCATAGGGAATTGTCCGGCCCCGTCGGCGCCGCCGCCGCGCGGCCCGTCGTCCGAGGCCCCCTCGTGCCGCACGGACCCCCTTTGGCGCCGGAC
The sequence above is a segment of the Planctomycetota bacterium genome. Coding sequences within it:
- a CDS encoding peptide ABC transporter substrate-binding protein — protein: MRRFLPALALPVAVVAAVAVLAYRMQGPEADLVWTAVGEVATLDPARMTALHDGRVAAALFEGLTVLDARDLEPWPGVAERWDISDDRLRYTFDLRADARWSDGRSVTAEDFAYAWRRALDPEMAAEYAYMLFPIRGAKAYYKAAAKKRNEEQKAALWSEVGIRVEGPRRLVVELERPTAYFLDLVAFSTYLPVRRDVVESWGDRWTFPPHLISNGAYRLTEWRFQSRMRWEKNPYYWNAGAVALERIEVRVYEEPNTALVAYETGEIDLTMSVPALAKTPLLEASLAGRRRDVLNVANLGTYFYRFNCTKGALADARVRRALALALDRREIVDRAARGGQTPATVLVPPGMAGYESPKGQAESVEEARRLLAEAGYAGGEGLPEFALLVNKGGEAHVAAAEMVQQQWRDRIGVRTRIEQVEWKVFLDRVHGLDYEIARGGWYGDYVDPNTFLDMFVTGGGNNDTGWSNGEYDALIERAANETDAAARARTLAEAEAILLAETPIVPIYFYTTVILVRPGLVGVEPNLLNRTDFGRLSWRRGG